From a region of the Aeoliella mucimassa genome:
- a CDS encoding RidA family protein: MSDATTGSREARLESLGFPVDKLTPEGALVDAVSIDGSIVYASGQVPFDGDQLVSCGKVPSQVSADEATKAAALCAANVLRMVRHAVGSLDRIQRVVRITGYVNSDPDFTDQHLVINGASTLVREVFGDAGKHARTALGMAQLPLGSSVEVEMILALVQDS, translated from the coding sequence ATGTCGGACGCAACTACAGGATCGCGCGAAGCCCGGCTGGAAAGCCTTGGTTTTCCTGTCGATAAGCTCACGCCTGAAGGGGCACTTGTGGATGCGGTTTCCATCGATGGCTCGATCGTTTACGCGTCGGGGCAGGTGCCATTCGACGGCGACCAGCTCGTCAGTTGTGGCAAGGTTCCCTCGCAAGTGTCGGCCGACGAAGCGACGAAGGCGGCCGCTTTGTGCGCGGCGAACGTGCTGCGGATGGTTCGCCATGCGGTTGGCTCGCTCGATCGCATCCAACGCGTCGTGCGAATCACCGGCTACGTGAACTCCGATCCGGATTTCACCGATCAACACCTGGTCATTAACGGCGCGTCGACCCTGGTTCGTGAGGTATTCGGCGACGCTGGCAAGCACGCCCGCACCGCGCTCGGCATGGCGCAGCTGCCGTTGGGTTCGTCGGTGGAAGTCGAAATGATCCTGGCCTTGGTACAAGACAGCTGA
- a CDS encoding LamG-like jellyroll fold domain-containing protein: protein MVYLFGVLLMTQGAADAAQVLYGFDTDENYRIADWLTGDGSQDAIGLGIYDINKSGEAAFGAGAIEFPVGLSTFGALELPDTSMLGDSFTLSVMAKVLGANHTRLFSSYNGGSVGANEFVFDMDTTGDIGFGLRAIVNGTSVSRNIAYNDSQYHHLAMTYDNGSVQLYFDGSPLGESATAGSGAITLDQNLRFGEDYAPTSLTNEVFEGFADDILVYDRALSSTEIASLRTQGAESFFGISAPPEPDPLPPPNIGSRIEMFVDRYMVAESNNVELKLHAPVAQEIALQLNGPYETTTSTYFTALRDEDDKYRLYYRGYVGSQEVTLMAISDDGINYTRHELGLYEVDGSDNNHIVWQGAQSHNLSPFIDKNPNAPADEKWKALGGTGEMYAMKSADGIHWELMQDEPLDISGQFDSQNTAMWDAEAGVYRSFSRIWLNGVRAIQMSTSEDFINWTPPQPFIYEDDMEHFYTNSIEQLPGAEGVFVGFPMRLDPTRTNQPSPGQTGVSDAVLITSRDGVHWDREFTEPWIPEGYDTTRSHMPAWGIVKTADDEWSTYSTEQYRLSDNRLRRLTLRPYGIASISAEDQLGWFSTPTFEFEGEQLLLNYQTTDTGFIAVEIRDENGVVIPGFELASMQTLTGDELWQQVSWTSGQSVGSLSGQSIQLYFELLNADLFAMQFAEIPDTGLVGDYNNDGKVDLADYTVWRDNLGSEQPLANDAIGGTIGVSQYEQWKSQFGQSIAGDNANSQAVPEGRSVVHLSLAIVLFGAVVTGNFRRC from the coding sequence ATGGTTTACCTATTTGGCGTACTTTTAATGACACAGGGTGCCGCTGATGCAGCACAGGTACTCTATGGATTCGACACCGATGAGAACTATCGTATTGCTGACTGGCTGACCGGCGATGGCTCTCAGGATGCAATTGGCCTTGGTATCTACGATATCAATAAGTCTGGCGAAGCTGCTTTTGGCGCCGGCGCGATTGAGTTCCCAGTCGGGTTGAGCACCTTCGGTGCACTGGAGCTCCCTGACACATCGATGCTTGGCGACTCCTTCACTCTGTCGGTCATGGCCAAAGTACTGGGTGCCAATCACACTCGATTGTTCAGCTCTTACAACGGTGGCTCGGTGGGTGCCAACGAGTTTGTCTTCGACATGGACACGACTGGAGACATTGGGTTTGGATTGCGGGCGATCGTTAATGGCACCTCGGTTTCTCGCAACATCGCGTACAACGATTCCCAGTACCATCACCTGGCGATGACTTACGACAACGGCAGTGTGCAGCTTTACTTCGATGGAAGTCCTCTGGGGGAGTCTGCCACCGCTGGGTCGGGGGCGATTACACTTGATCAGAATCTCCGCTTCGGCGAAGACTATGCTCCCACGTCCTTGACAAACGAGGTGTTCGAAGGATTCGCTGACGACATTCTGGTTTACGACCGCGCCCTGTCGTCGACCGAAATCGCCTCGCTCCGAACACAAGGCGCCGAGAGTTTCTTTGGGATTTCGGCCCCGCCTGAGCCCGATCCGCTTCCTCCGCCGAATATTGGATCGCGGATCGAAATGTTTGTCGACCGCTACATGGTCGCGGAGTCGAACAACGTCGAGCTCAAACTCCACGCCCCTGTTGCCCAAGAGATTGCGCTGCAACTCAATGGCCCCTACGAAACAACAACTTCCACCTACTTTACTGCGTTGCGTGACGAGGACGACAAGTACCGTCTCTACTATCGCGGATACGTGGGATCGCAAGAAGTTACGTTGATGGCTATCAGCGACGATGGCATCAACTACACCCGTCATGAACTTGGGTTGTACGAAGTTGATGGCTCCGACAACAACCACATTGTCTGGCAGGGCGCTCAATCGCACAACTTGTCTCCCTTCATCGATAAGAACCCCAACGCTCCTGCGGACGAAAAATGGAAAGCGTTGGGAGGAACCGGCGAGATGTACGCGATGAAGTCCGCCGACGGGATCCATTGGGAATTGATGCAAGACGAGCCCTTGGATATCAGCGGACAATTCGACTCGCAAAACACCGCTATGTGGGATGCCGAGGCGGGAGTGTATCGTTCGTTCAGTCGCATTTGGCTGAATGGGGTTCGTGCGATCCAAATGAGCACTTCCGAAGACTTCATCAACTGGACTCCTCCCCAACCATTCATTTACGAAGATGATATGGAGCACTTCTACACCAACTCGATCGAACAACTCCCCGGTGCCGAAGGCGTATTCGTTGGGTTCCCGATGCGTCTCGACCCAACGCGCACCAATCAACCTTCCCCTGGCCAGACGGGCGTGAGCGATGCGGTTTTGATTACAAGTCGGGACGGAGTGCATTGGGATCGTGAGTTTACTGAGCCTTGGATTCCTGAAGGGTACGATACAACTCGCAGCCATATGCCTGCTTGGGGAATCGTGAAAACTGCTGACGACGAGTGGTCGACCTATTCCACGGAGCAATATCGACTCAGCGACAATCGTTTGCGACGTTTGACGCTTCGCCCATATGGAATCGCGTCGATTTCGGCCGAAGACCAACTCGGCTGGTTCTCGACCCCTACGTTTGAGTTTGAGGGAGAACAACTGCTGCTGAACTATCAAACCACCGACACCGGGTTTATCGCGGTCGAGATTCGCGATGAAAACGGAGTCGTGATTCCAGGTTTCGAGCTTGCATCCATGCAAACTCTGACTGGCGACGAGCTCTGGCAGCAAGTGTCTTGGACTTCCGGACAGTCGGTCGGTTCGCTGTCGGGCCAGTCGATTCAATTGTATTTCGAACTGCTGAACGCCGACCTGTTTGCCATGCAGTTTGCTGAGATCCCTGACACTGGCTTGGTTGGCGATTACAACAACGATGGCAAGGTCGACCTCGCAGACTATACCGTGTGGCGCGACAACCTTGGCTCGGAGCAACCACTCGCAAACGACGCGATAGGCGGGACGATCGGAGTCTCGCAGTACGAGCAATGGAAGTCGCAGTTTGGCCAGAGCATTGCCGGCGATAACGCAAATTCGCAGGCAGTGCCCGAAGGCCGTTCGGTCGTTCACCTTAGCTTGGCGATCGTGCTGTTTGGTGCCGTGGTTACAGGCAATTTCCGTCGCTGCTAG
- a CDS encoding glycoside hydrolase family protein, giving the protein MTRFCDTAARVAYVALALAVIPFSAQADTPTDLTSKRELFVDSQMIDTMDGVKLELQKPNEEEVVIVHDEPWEGNTSCYHTVFFDDGKYRMYYRGAHFDESTGKSPHAEVFCYAESTDGIHWVKPNLGLHEFNGSKDNNIVIATPTHAHCFAPFRDANPAATADAKYKALTRSRGGLVAYESPDAIHWTLVSSKPVITDGAFDSLNIAYWDSYRQHYVDFHRDFREGVRDIKTCTSDDFTNWTVAEWLSYEGAPTQHLYTNGIVSYHRAPQLFVGLPKRFNPSRNPSNHSQGGVSDCVFMSSRDGETFHRWNEAFVRPGQQANRWVNRNNLPAWGIVETEADTDDAPNQLSLYMTEGYYRGPGTRLRRYTLRLDGFVSIDASAEGGEFTTKPVILSKAGTPTELRINFATSAIGNVRCEILDDAGKVLPGFSLEECDELMGDKVDAVVTWKGKSSLLELSDKPVTLRFVMKDADLYAIHLPEVDATINESQASK; this is encoded by the coding sequence ATGACACGTTTTTGTGATACCGCTGCGCGCGTAGCGTATGTCGCGTTAGCCCTGGCAGTCATTCCCTTTAGCGCCCAGGCAGACACACCGACCGACCTTACAAGCAAACGCGAGCTGTTCGTCGATTCGCAAATGATCGATACGATGGACGGAGTGAAGCTGGAACTTCAAAAGCCCAATGAAGAGGAAGTGGTCATCGTCCACGACGAACCATGGGAAGGCAACACCTCTTGTTATCACACGGTGTTCTTCGACGATGGCAAGTACCGCATGTACTATCGTGGTGCTCACTTCGATGAGTCCACGGGCAAGTCTCCACATGCCGAGGTGTTTTGCTACGCGGAAAGTACCGATGGCATTCATTGGGTAAAGCCCAACTTGGGACTCCATGAGTTCAATGGAAGCAAAGACAATAACATTGTCATCGCTACTCCAACTCACGCCCACTGCTTTGCCCCCTTTAGAGATGCAAATCCTGCTGCTACGGCTGATGCTAAGTACAAAGCACTCACAAGAAGTCGCGGTGGTTTGGTCGCCTATGAATCTCCGGATGCAATTCATTGGACTCTGGTATCGAGCAAGCCGGTGATCACCGATGGGGCATTCGACTCGCTAAACATCGCCTACTGGGATTCCTACCGTCAGCATTATGTCGACTTCCATCGCGACTTCCGCGAGGGAGTGCGTGACATCAAGACCTGCACATCCGACGATTTTACTAACTGGACCGTTGCTGAATGGTTAAGTTACGAAGGGGCTCCTACCCAACATCTCTATACCAATGGCATCGTGTCATATCATCGCGCCCCCCAACTGTTCGTGGGTCTTCCCAAACGCTTCAATCCTTCCCGCAACCCTTCGAATCATTCGCAAGGTGGTGTTTCGGATTGCGTGTTCATGTCGAGCCGTGATGGCGAGACCTTCCATCGCTGGAACGAGGCGTTCGTTCGCCCTGGTCAACAAGCGAATCGCTGGGTAAATCGCAACAATCTACCAGCCTGGGGTATTGTTGAGACTGAGGCCGACACCGACGACGCGCCTAATCAGCTATCGCTTTACATGACGGAGGGGTACTACCGAGGCCCAGGTACACGTCTGCGTCGCTACACGCTTCGCCTCGATGGCTTTGTCTCGATCGACGCTTCCGCCGAAGGTGGAGAGTTCACCACAAAGCCAGTGATTCTCAGCAAAGCAGGTACACCTACCGAACTTCGCATCAATTTTGCGACATCCGCGATTGGCAATGTTCGTTGCGAGATTCTCGACGATGCGGGCAAAGTCCTGCCTGGATTCTCGCTGGAAGAATGCGATGAATTGATGGGTGACAAGGTCGATGCCGTCGTCACCTGGAAAGGCAAGTCTTCGCTGCTTGAACTTTCCGACAAACCAGTAACTCTTCGTTTTGTAATGAAGGATGCCGATCTATATGCTATTCATTTGCCTGAAGTCGACGCGACGATCAACGAATCGCAAGCGAGCAAGTGA
- a CDS encoding fumarylacetoacetate hydrolase family protein: MKLLRIGPPGQEVPAMLDSQGNPRSLAGIVDDISGQTLSKQTLDRLQKIEPESLPSLDSDSRIGPCVGHVGKLLCIGLNYADHAAESGMELPAEPVVFMKATSSICGPNDDVEIPRNSEKTDWEVELGVVIGEHTKYVDEKDAMDYVAGYCVINDLSEREFQLERSGQWVKGKSCDTFAPLGPWLVTKDEVPDPAALSLWLEVDGNRYQDGSTSTMVFKVPKLVSYLSQFMSLQPGDVISTGTPPGVGLGMKPPQYLTAGQTMRLSIEGLGEQTQRTISA; encoded by the coding sequence ATGAAATTACTCCGTATCGGTCCGCCGGGGCAGGAAGTTCCTGCCATGCTCGACTCGCAAGGCAATCCTCGCTCGCTTGCTGGAATCGTGGATGATATTTCGGGGCAAACGTTGTCGAAACAAACGCTCGATCGCTTGCAAAAGATTGAACCGGAGAGTCTCCCCTCGCTCGATTCCGATTCGCGCATCGGACCTTGCGTAGGGCATGTCGGCAAACTTCTGTGCATCGGACTGAACTACGCCGACCACGCTGCCGAGTCGGGCATGGAACTGCCAGCCGAGCCGGTTGTGTTCATGAAAGCGACTAGCTCCATCTGTGGACCGAACGACGACGTTGAGATCCCCCGCAACTCCGAGAAAACTGACTGGGAAGTGGAACTTGGAGTCGTCATCGGAGAGCACACCAAGTACGTCGACGAAAAGGATGCCATGGACTACGTCGCAGGCTACTGCGTGATCAACGATCTCTCCGAACGCGAATTTCAACTCGAACGGAGCGGGCAGTGGGTGAAAGGCAAAAGTTGCGATACGTTTGCCCCCCTTGGCCCCTGGCTGGTTACCAAGGACGAAGTGCCCGATCCAGCAGCACTTTCGCTCTGGTTGGAAGTCGATGGCAACCGCTATCAAGATGGTTCGACGAGCACCATGGTGTTCAAAGTCCCCAAGCTGGTGAGCTACCTCAGCCAGTTCATGTCGCTGCAACCGGGCGATGTGATCTCGACTGGCACGCCGCCTGGTGTCGGCCTGGGCATGAAACCTCCCCAGTACCTGACCGCCGGACAAACCATGCGGCTTAGCATCGAAGGCCTGGGCGAACAAACGCAACGCACGATCTCCGCTTAA
- a CDS encoding GntR family transcriptional regulator — MPNDQFHKPGSNSKVPAPKHAQLRHYIAESIHNGTLGGGDFLPSEPTLAREFLISRGTVRQALNELQNEGLIERIPGKGTVVTRVPDQQQTTVTTTDSSLNLFAIVLPELGTGHYPALVQGFDESAGKVHHQTMVCATGNDLRCQGDIVLQLIDKRVAGVALAPPTASEAPAHHIRQLHSHGIPLVLLHRAIEGVSVPVVALPYQRIAELAATQLLECGHRRVAYIASHRSSASVMYENSFRETIERGGGRLISECTHYGTGTRDSLTGFPNAQRASEIESALRRLLRLPEHLRPTAVFDPWDADAESLYLCAMNEGLSIPEDLSIVSFGGAGRTGTLSGSMARVIIQERDVAELVVSLLTRMQRGAMPLASNDYHEVDVSFFQGSTMRCLKGV, encoded by the coding sequence ATGCCTAACGATCAGTTTCACAAGCCTGGTTCCAACTCCAAAGTGCCTGCGCCGAAGCATGCGCAGTTGCGGCACTATATTGCCGAGAGCATTCACAACGGAACACTCGGCGGCGGCGACTTCCTTCCTTCGGAGCCAACGCTCGCGCGGGAGTTTTTGATTTCCCGAGGAACCGTGCGTCAGGCGTTGAACGAACTGCAGAACGAAGGCTTGATCGAGCGGATTCCGGGCAAGGGAACCGTTGTCACCCGGGTTCCGGATCAACAGCAAACTACGGTTACCACCACCGATTCGTCGCTCAACTTGTTTGCGATCGTGCTGCCTGAACTCGGCACCGGCCACTACCCTGCTTTGGTGCAGGGATTCGACGAGTCGGCTGGCAAGGTACATCATCAAACCATGGTGTGCGCTACCGGCAACGACCTGCGTTGCCAAGGCGACATCGTACTGCAACTCATCGACAAGCGAGTTGCCGGAGTCGCTCTGGCCCCGCCAACGGCAAGCGAGGCTCCGGCCCACCATATTCGACAGTTGCATAGCCATGGCATTCCTTTGGTACTGTTACATCGGGCGATCGAAGGGGTGTCGGTGCCAGTGGTTGCTTTGCCATACCAACGGATTGCAGAACTCGCAGCAACGCAACTGCTCGAATGTGGTCATCGCCGAGTGGCCTACATTGCCAGTCACCGCAGTAGTGCTTCGGTGATGTACGAGAACAGTTTTCGCGAAACCATCGAGCGCGGCGGTGGTCGCTTGATTTCCGAGTGCACTCACTATGGCACCGGCACTCGCGATTCTCTCACCGGTTTCCCTAACGCGCAGCGTGCTTCGGAAATCGAATCCGCGCTCCGACGCTTGCTTCGCCTGCCGGAACATCTTCGTCCCACCGCGGTGTTTGACCCGTGGGATGCCGATGCCGAGTCGCTTTATTTGTGCGCGATGAACGAAGGTCTCTCGATCCCGGAAGATCTTTCGATCGTGAGCTTTGGTGGAGCAGGTCGCACCGGTACACTGAGCGGCAGCATGGCCCGCGTCATCATTCAAGAACGCGACGTGGCCGAACTGGTTGTCTCGCTGTTGACACGCATGCAACGGGGCGCAATGCCTTTGGCTAGTAATGACTATCATGAAGTAGACGTTTCTTTCTTCCAAGGCAGCACCATGCGTTGCCTGAAAGGAGTGTGA
- a CDS encoding phytanoyl-CoA dioxygenase family protein, which yields MSDKLRQAFAEDGYLLLQDFLSPEELSLLQQNLARYISDVVPTLPPSEAFYQIPGQQDSLRQLQRMDRDSFFKDYCSHPRWMELATTLLGEPMLPGKPEWFNKLPGGHATPPHQDNYYFQLDPPQVLTMWLALDDIDQENGGLRYVPGSHRKGRRPHHTTEVVGFSQGIADYSPDDSSKEELVIMRPGDLLVHHGETIHRADSNRSTSRQRRAFAMVFQAVSCQQNNAGRADHESNLARQHKKAGMATT from the coding sequence ATGTCAGACAAACTACGGCAAGCCTTCGCTGAGGATGGATACCTGTTGCTGCAAGACTTTCTCAGCCCCGAGGAGTTGAGCCTCTTGCAGCAGAATCTTGCTCGCTACATTTCGGATGTTGTTCCCACACTGCCTCCCAGTGAAGCGTTTTATCAGATTCCCGGCCAGCAAGATTCGCTTCGGCAACTGCAACGGATGGACCGCGACTCGTTTTTCAAAGACTACTGTTCCCATCCACGATGGATGGAGTTGGCTACTACCTTGCTCGGCGAACCGATGCTTCCGGGCAAGCCGGAGTGGTTCAATAAACTGCCAGGCGGGCATGCTACGCCACCGCATCAAGACAACTACTACTTTCAACTCGATCCTCCGCAAGTGCTTACCATGTGGTTGGCTCTCGACGATATCGACCAAGAGAATGGTGGATTGCGCTACGTGCCAGGTTCGCACCGCAAAGGGCGTCGGCCGCATCACACGACCGAAGTCGTTGGCTTCTCGCAAGGCATTGCCGATTACTCGCCCGACGACTCCTCGAAAGAAGAGCTGGTAATCATGCGTCCGGGCGACTTGCTGGTCCACCATGGCGAGACGATCCATCGCGCCGATAGTAATCGTTCGACCAGTCGCCAGCGACGAGCTTTTGCCATGGTGTTTCAAGCGGTCTCTTGCCAGCAGAACAACGCCGGCCGGGCCGATCACGAAAGTAATTTGGCCAGACAACACAAAAAAGCCGGCATGGCGACGACATAG
- a CDS encoding M24 family metallopeptidase, with the protein MATHLSEHGVDAMVVLSPEHVYYLTGYLPAVHHAAVVVVTSAGQSLIVLPNCTDPPEGAVDAARHYDAEYLSTTVDDPMAAALSVVRDGLRRTSRLASDMQAATLFRSDAVVDLSTVLLRMRRSKYPDEIELIKAAVRACEAAYARAAQILAPGVREIDIYAEMLAAATKQAGLPLGDMGYDFQAGTTGGPPRMRAIERGELIPLDVSVVYRGYRCDLCRTFAVDRQPTAKQQLAVDRVLSALEYVEQEAREGVRCRDLFTAVKAELEEGHDWEFPHHLGHGFGLKPHEAPRLNPHWDDVLQVGDVFTVQPGLYHPDLNGGVRIEHNYWLTPERLVRLSSFPTSLVPEVTR; encoded by the coding sequence TTGGCTACACACCTTTCGGAGCATGGCGTCGATGCCATGGTGGTGCTCTCCCCCGAGCATGTGTACTACCTGACCGGTTACTTGCCGGCGGTTCATCACGCGGCGGTAGTTGTAGTGACTTCGGCTGGCCAGTCGCTCATCGTGCTGCCCAACTGCACAGATCCTCCTGAGGGAGCGGTTGACGCTGCACGGCATTACGACGCGGAGTACTTGAGCACGACCGTCGACGACCCGATGGCCGCCGCCCTGTCGGTAGTGCGAGATGGCCTTCGCAGAACCAGTCGTCTGGCGAGCGATATGCAGGCTGCAACGCTGTTTCGCAGCGACGCGGTAGTCGATTTGTCGACTGTGCTGCTGCGGATGCGTCGGTCGAAATACCCTGATGAAATCGAACTCATCAAAGCAGCGGTCCGCGCCTGCGAAGCGGCCTACGCCCGGGCGGCCCAGATACTCGCTCCTGGAGTGCGCGAAATCGACATCTACGCCGAAATGCTGGCAGCTGCCACGAAGCAGGCTGGTCTTCCCCTCGGCGACATGGGCTACGACTTTCAAGCTGGCACCACCGGTGGTCCACCGCGCATGCGCGCCATTGAACGCGGGGAACTGATTCCGCTGGATGTCTCGGTCGTGTATCGTGGATATCGGTGCGACCTTTGCCGCACGTTTGCCGTCGATCGTCAGCCTACAGCCAAACAGCAACTGGCCGTCGATCGAGTGTTGAGTGCGTTGGAGTACGTGGAGCAGGAAGCCCGCGAAGGGGTTCGCTGTCGCGATCTGTTTACCGCTGTTAAAGCAGAGTTAGAAGAGGGCCATGACTGGGAGTTTCCACATCACCTGGGGCATGGGTTTGGTTTGAAGCCTCATGAAGCACCGCGGTTGAATCCGCATTGGGACGACGTGCTGCAAGTCGGCGACGTATTCACCGTACAGCCGGGCCTGTACCACCCCGACCTGAATGGCGGCGTCCGCATCGAACACAACTACTGGCTTACCCCTGAACGACTGGTTCGCCTCAGCAGCTTCCCGACAAGCTTGGTGCCTGAGGTCACTCGTTAG
- a CDS encoding sialidase family protein, producing MKHLTITLTIVVTLLNWCSFASQAPAEDAVSLKLIDTKLIWDKSPHCAFTDLIRWRDKWYCGFREGEGHAGDRGWLRIVSSTDGSKWETVTKIEHDDFDMRDAALSVTADDKLLVIAGSQQTVNGERSTGTFAAVSEDGKTFSTPQRIFPQGRWLWRVTWQGDTGYGITYSAYDDYPITRLVSTTDGLHYDVLNDSLLNSGWPTEARIRFAEDGSAFCLQRVDRDTPTSLLGKSKAPYTEWTWTDLKQRVGGPNFVQLPSGHWIGCGRLTEEGRSYTVVFELKVDSDEIVPLVRLPSGGDSSYPGMVIHDNQLWISYYSSHEGSTKIYLSRLSF from the coding sequence GTGAAGCATCTCACTATCACACTTACCATCGTCGTAACGCTCCTGAACTGGTGTTCTTTCGCAAGCCAGGCACCTGCGGAAGATGCAGTAAGCCTGAAGCTCATCGATACAAAGCTGATTTGGGATAAATCTCCCCATTGCGCATTCACCGACCTCATTCGCTGGCGCGATAAGTGGTACTGCGGTTTTCGCGAAGGCGAAGGACACGCTGGTGACCGTGGGTGGTTGCGGATCGTGTCGTCGACCGATGGATCGAAATGGGAAACGGTTACCAAGATCGAGCACGACGACTTCGACATGCGCGACGCGGCACTCTCGGTCACGGCCGACGACAAGCTGCTGGTGATTGCTGGTAGTCAACAAACCGTTAACGGCGAACGCTCCACCGGCACGTTCGCTGCCGTATCGGAAGATGGCAAGACCTTCTCGACTCCCCAGCGCATCTTCCCTCAAGGGCGTTGGCTCTGGCGAGTTACCTGGCAAGGCGATACCGGCTACGGCATCACTTACTCCGCGTACGACGATTACCCAATCACTCGATTGGTGAGCACCACCGACGGTTTGCACTACGACGTACTGAACGACTCGCTGCTCAATTCCGGCTGGCCCACCGAAGCACGGATTCGCTTTGCGGAAGACGGGTCCGCGTTCTGTCTGCAACGAGTCGATCGCGATACCCCCACGTCGCTGCTCGGCAAGTCGAAAGCACCCTACACGGAGTGGACCTGGACCGATCTCAAGCAACGAGTCGGCGGCCCCAACTTCGTTCAGCTCCCCTCGGGGCACTGGATTGGTTGCGGCCGATTGACCGAGGAAGGCCGCTCCTACACGGTAGTTTTCGAGCTGAAAGTCGATTCCGACGAGATTGTTCCGCTCGTGCGTTTGCCTTCGGGCGGCGACTCCAGTTATCCTGGCATGGTGATTCATGACAACCAACTCTGGATCAGTTACTATTCTAGTCACGAAGGTAGTACAAAAATCTATCTCTCGCGTCTGTCGTTTTGA
- a CDS encoding sialidase family protein, whose product MGRARHPLALVVTILFLVVLPWTITARGLRADETAVTGDDGIDRIDLLPPGESNPRNSEGDFIELTDGRLLFAYTHFTNGRGDHADAHIAARISDDKGYTWSSDDTVIVPNNGDMNVMSVSLVRTQPVEIALFYLMKNSLADCRPVVRFSHDEAQTWSEPVPIIPDSEVGYYVLNNDRVVQLSSGRLVVPLANHTNGKIGKWDKRANMVCYLSDNVGRTWRCSQGQVDRDSPGHESVVRQEPGIVELKDGRLMMFMRTSAGCQYLAYSSDQGDTWTDLQSSDLIGPISPASIERIPSTGDLMAVYNDHANVAAAYRNKRTPLHISISQDEGQTWQHRLVVEDNVDKWYCYTAIGFVDDYVLLGHCAGKRVAGKLNGLEATQITRFKVGKLYDK is encoded by the coding sequence ATGGGCCGCGCACGTCATCCACTTGCTTTGGTTGTGACGATTCTCTTCTTGGTCGTTCTTCCATGGACAATCACCGCCAGAGGGCTGCGAGCCGACGAAACCGCCGTCACTGGCGACGACGGCATCGATCGCATCGACCTGCTCCCGCCAGGCGAATCGAACCCGCGGAATAGCGAAGGCGATTTCATCGAACTCACTGATGGTCGACTCCTGTTTGCTTACACTCACTTCACGAATGGTCGTGGGGATCATGCCGATGCTCATATCGCTGCTCGCATTTCCGACGACAAAGGCTACACCTGGTCGTCGGACGACACGGTAATCGTCCCCAACAACGGCGACATGAACGTGATGTCGGTCTCGCTGGTTCGCACCCAGCCCGTTGAAATCGCGCTGTTCTATCTCATGAAGAACTCGCTCGCCGACTGCCGACCGGTGGTTCGTTTTTCGCACGACGAGGCGCAAACCTGGAGCGAGCCCGTTCCGATCATTCCCGACAGCGAGGTTGGTTATTACGTTTTGAACAACGACCGCGTCGTGCAGCTTTCGAGTGGGCGATTGGTGGTTCCGTTGGCGAATCATACGAATGGCAAAATCGGCAAATGGGACAAACGGGCGAACATGGTCTGTTATCTGTCGGACAACGTCGGCCGCACCTGGCGATGCTCTCAAGGCCAGGTCGATCGCGACTCGCCAGGCCATGAATCAGTCGTGCGCCAAGAACCAGGAATCGTTGAACTGAAGGACGGGCGACTGATGATGTTCATGCGCACCTCCGCGGGTTGTCAGTATCTCGCGTACTCCAGCGATCAAGGCGACACCTGGACCGACCTGCAATCTTCCGATTTAATTGGTCCCATCTCTCCGGCGTCGATCGAACGCATCCCCTCGACCGGCGACCTCATGGCGGTCTATAACGACCATGCGAACGTCGCCGCTGCGTACCGCAACAAGCGAACTCCGCTGCACATTTCCATTTCGCAAGACGAAGGTCAAACCTGGCAGCACCGCTTGGTGGTCGAAGACAACGTCGACAAATGGTACTGCTACACCGCGATCGGCTTCGTCGACGACTACGTGCTGCTCGGGCACTGCGCGGGCAAGCGAGTCGCCGGCAAGCTGAACGGGCTGGAAGCCACGCAAATCACCCGGTTCAAAGTCGGCAAGCTGTACGACAAGTAA